From Sus scrofa isolate TJ Tabasco breed Duroc chromosome 18, Sscrofa11.1, whole genome shotgun sequence, a single genomic window includes:
- the C18H7orf49 gene encoding modulator of retrovirus infection homolog isoform X2 encodes MEALKSENKKRVLPTWMTAQGAEKKTTKRRRADLVPTAAARLPATRTVYCMNEAEMVDVALGILIEQGRKQEEPWEQPPLAGADKPARSPASSAPPAPRPPGTRSEDEEDTPAPGPRPPPGPAGSDPPAARAPSRTTMR; translated from the exons ATGGAAGccttaaaatctgaaaataaaaagagagtccTTCCCACATGGATGACAGCCCAGGGGGCTGAAAAGAAGACCACCAAGAGGAGGAGAGCGGACCTGGTGCCCACGGCGGCAGCAAG ACTTCCTGCCACGAGGACGGTGTACTGCATGAATGAAGCTGAGATGGTAGACGTCGCTCTGGGGATCCTGATTGAG CAGGGCCGAAAACAGGAAGAGCCGTGGGAGCAGCCGCCCCTGGCCGGCGCTGATAAGCCAGCGCGCTCCCCGGCCAGCTCGGCGCCGCCGGCACCGCGTCCCCCCGGGACCAGGAGTGAGGACGAGGAGGACACCCCTGCGCCGGGCCCCCGCCCTCCCCCGGGGCCCGCGGGCTCTGACCCGCCCGCAGCCCGAGCCCCGAGCAGGACCACGATGCGTTAA
- the C18H7orf49 gene encoding modulator of retrovirus infection homolog isoform X3 has protein sequence MEALKSENKKRVLPTWMTAQGAEKKTTKRRRADLVPTAAARLPATRTVYCMNEAEMVDVALGILIEGRKQEEPWEQPPLAGADKPARSPASSAPPAPRPPGTRSEDEEDTPAPGPRPPPGPAGSDPPAARAPSRTTMR, from the exons ATGGAAGccttaaaatctgaaaataaaaagagagtccTTCCCACATGGATGACAGCCCAGGGGGCTGAAAAGAAGACCACCAAGAGGAGGAGAGCGGACCTGGTGCCCACGGCGGCAGCAAG ACTTCCTGCCACGAGGACGGTGTACTGCATGAATGAAGCTGAGATGGTAGACGTCGCTCTGGGGATCCTGATTGAG GGCCGAAAACAGGAAGAGCCGTGGGAGCAGCCGCCCCTGGCCGGCGCTGATAAGCCAGCGCGCTCCCCGGCCAGCTCGGCGCCGCCGGCACCGCGTCCCCCCGGGACCAGGAGTGAGGACGAGGAGGACACCCCTGCGCCGGGCCCCCGCCCTCCCCCGGGGCCCGCGGGCTCTGACCCGCCCGCAGCCCGAGCCCCGAGCAGGACCACGATGCGTTAA
- the C18H7orf49 gene encoding modulator of retrovirus infection homolog isoform X1, producing the protein MEALKSENKKRVLPTWMTAQGAEKKTTKRRRADLVPTAAARLPATRTVYCMNEAEMVDVALGILIERVKEAQAHLLCLPFLLLSRAENRKSRGSSRPWPALISQRAPRPARRRRHRVPPGPGVRTRRTPLRRAPALPRGPRALTRPQPEPRAGPRCVKIRPEIFFS; encoded by the exons ATGGAAGccttaaaatctgaaaataaaaagagagtccTTCCCACATGGATGACAGCCCAGGGGGCTGAAAAGAAGACCACCAAGAGGAGGAGAGCGGACCTGGTGCCCACGGCGGCAGCAAG ACTTCCTGCCACGAGGACGGTGTACTGCATGAATGAAGCTGAGATGGTAGACGTCGCTCTGGGGATCCTGATTGAG CGCGTTAAGGAAGCGCAAGCCCATCTGCTTTGCCTGCCGTTTCTCCTACTCAGCAGGGCCGAAAACAGGAAGAGCCGTGGGAGCAGCCGCCCCTGGCCGGCGCTGATAAGCCAGCGCGCTCCCCGGCCAGCTCGGCGCCGCCGGCACCGCGTCCCCCCGGGACCAGGAGTGAGGACGAGGAGGACACCCCTGCGCCGGGCCCCCGCCCTCCCCCGGGGCCCGCGGGCTCTGACCCGCCCGCAGCCCGAGCCCCGAGCAGGACCACGATGCGTTAAAATACGTCCGGAGATATTTTTCAGCTGA
- the TMEM140 gene encoding transmembrane protein 140, with the protein MPALRWRRGAQLLFPGIVLLTATVIFLLFYALLWKAGNLVDLPDLRIGFYNFCLWNEGTGALQCYQFPELEALGVPRVGLALARLGVYGALVLTLFVPLPLLLAWCNHHEGEWQLAVGFLATASALLASGLGLFLTYTWKWLRLSLLGPGFLALGAAQALLILALMATAVFPQRATDKSLAAASPV; encoded by the coding sequence ATGCCCGCCCTCAGGTGGAGGCGCGGCGCCCAGCTGCTGTTCCCGGGCATCGTGCTGCTCACGGCCACCGTCATCTTCCTGCTGTTCTACGCGCTCCTCTGGAAGGCCGGCAACCTCGTCGACCTGCCCGACCTCCGGATCGGCTTCTACAACTTCTGCCTCTGGAACGAGGGCACGGGCGCCCTGCAGTGCTACCAGTTCCCCGAGCTGGAAGCCCTGGGGGTGCCCCGAGTGGGCCTGGCCCTGGCCAGGCTGGGCGTGTACGGGGCCCTGGTCCTCACCCTCTTCGTGCcgctgcccctcctcctggcctgGTGCAACCATCACGAGGGAGAGTGGCAGCTGGCGGTGGGCTTCCTGGCCACGGCCTCCGCGCTGCTGGCCAGCGGCCTGGGCCTCTTCCTCACCTACACGTGGAAGTGGCTCAGGCTCTCCCTCCTGGGGCCCGGCTTTCTAGCTCTGGGCGCTGCCCAGGCCTTACTCATCCTCGCGCTTATGGCCACGGCTGTGTTCCCTCAGAGGGCAACGGACAAGAGCTTGGCAGCTGCCAGTCCCGTCTAA